The following are encoded in a window of Numida meleagris isolate 19003 breed g44 Domestic line chromosome 9, NumMel1.0, whole genome shotgun sequence genomic DNA:
- the SNAPC5 gene encoding snRNA-activating protein complex subunit 5 yields MLSRLQELRKEEETLLRVKAALHEQLTRLKVEELALQSMIRSREEDVAAAPGAEDPQQILGQMDNEAAINQTELQLSIQGYEEEVEEEEESDS; encoded by the exons ATGCTGAGCCGCCTGCAGGAGCTGCGCAAGGAGGAGGAGACGCTGCTGCGGGTGAAGGCGGCGCTGCACGAGCAGCTCACCCGGCTCAAG GTGGAGGAGCTGGCGCTGCAGTCCATGATCCGCTCCCGCGAGGAGGACGTGGCCGCCGCCCCGGGCGCGGAGGATCCCCAGCAG ATCCTCGGGCAGATGGACAACGAGGCTGCTATCAATCAAACCGAATTACAGCTAAGTATTCAAGGCTATGAAGAGGaggtggaagaggaggaggaatcCGAttcttga